One genomic segment of Dehalococcoidia bacterium includes these proteins:
- the ruvX gene encoding Holliday junction resolvase RuvX: MPRLLGVDAGEERIGLAVGDEGGLIAVPLAIIERRGRALDRVAEEIAARAHAEAAETIIVGLPLNIDGTEGRQAKRARGLGRRIAAASGLPLAYWDERMSSFIAESRLAEARAASVRRGRRHVDDLAAAVILQSYLDARRGGGA, translated from the coding sequence ATGCCCCGGCTGCTCGGCGTGGACGCGGGTGAGGAGCGCATCGGGCTGGCCGTCGGCGACGAGGGCGGGCTCATAGCCGTGCCGCTCGCTATTATTGAACGGCGCGGCCGCGCCCTCGACCGTGTGGCCGAGGAGATCGCCGCACGCGCGCACGCCGAAGCAGCGGAAACGATCATTGTCGGCCTGCCGCTCAACATCGACGGCACGGAAGGGCGGCAGGCTAAGCGGGCGCGCGGCCTCGGGCGGCGCATTGCCGCGGCCAGCGGTCTGCCGCTGGCGTACTGGGACGAACGCATGAGCAGCTTCATCGCCGAGAGCCGCCTGGCGGAGGCGCGGGCGGCCTCCGTCCGTCGTGGCCGCAGGCACGTCGACGACCTGGCCGCGGCCGTGATCTTGCAGTCGTACCTCGACGCGCGGCGAGGAGGCGGCGCTTGA
- the mltG gene encoding endolytic transglycosylase MltG — translation MKAFLIVVAGFVVAGVFVLVGWRAIANVGGWALASPQPVAVGTPAAGSGQTITIKIDKGENARTIGDKLQKAGVVRSATWFRMLAEIDGIQSDLAAGSYTFQPDTDTQAVLDRIKAGFYQPQILVTIPEGLRIEQVADLLQKKGVIQAQPLLDAIHAGQAPADLPALGDLLADRPQGIGLEGYVFPDTYYFPIKATPADVIKEMLNALGDRFDPELRAAIKAEGLTDYQALTLASIVEREAQVPSERAIIASVYLNRLKAGMPLQADPTVQYALTQDANSVSSFGWWKQELTQDDLKVQSPYNTYVNAGLPAGPICNPGRDAIAAVAHPAQTTFLYFVAKGDGSHAFATTLAEHNANVQKYQRQ, via the coding sequence TTGAAGGCGTTCCTGATCGTCGTGGCCGGCTTTGTCGTGGCGGGCGTGTTCGTGCTGGTCGGCTGGCGAGCGATCGCAAACGTCGGCGGCTGGGCACTGGCAAGCCCGCAGCCGGTCGCCGTCGGCACCCCAGCCGCCGGCAGCGGCCAGACGATCACGATCAAGATCGACAAGGGTGAGAACGCCCGCACGATCGGCGACAAGTTGCAGAAGGCGGGTGTGGTGCGCAGCGCCACCTGGTTCCGCATGCTCGCCGAGATCGACGGCATCCAGAGCGACCTCGCCGCCGGCAGCTACACCTTCCAGCCCGACACCGACACGCAGGCCGTGCTCGATCGCATCAAGGCCGGCTTCTATCAGCCGCAGATCCTGGTCACGATCCCCGAGGGGCTGCGCATCGAGCAGGTGGCCGACCTGCTGCAGAAGAAGGGTGTGATCCAGGCGCAGCCGCTGCTCGACGCGATCCACGCCGGCCAGGCGCCCGCCGATCTGCCCGCCCTCGGCGACCTGCTCGCCGACCGGCCGCAGGGCATCGGCCTCGAAGGCTACGTCTTCCCCGACACCTACTACTTCCCGATCAAGGCAACGCCCGCCGACGTCATCAAGGAGATGCTCAACGCCCTCGGCGACCGCTTCGACCCCGAGCTGCGCGCCGCGATCAAGGCCGAAGGGCTGACGGACTACCAGGCGCTCACCCTCGCCTCGATCGTGGAGCGCGAAGCGCAGGTGCCGTCCGAGCGGGCGATCATCGCCTCGGTCTATCTCAACCGGCTGAAGGCGGGCATGCCGCTGCAGGCCGACCCGACGGTGCAGTATGCGCTCACCCAGGATGCGAACAGCGTTTCTTCCTTCGGCTGGTGGAAGCAGGAGCTGACCCAGGACGACTTGAAGGTGCAGTCGCCGTACAACACCTACGTCAACGCCGGCCTGCCCGCCGGGCCGATCTGCAACCCCGGACGCGACGCGATCGCCGCCGTCGCCCACCCCGCGCAAACGACGTTTCTCTATTTCGTGGCCAAGGGCGACGGCAGCCACGCCTTCGCGACGACACTGGCCGAGCACAACGCCAAC